CAGCTCGGCGTCGACCTCCATGCGCGTACCGATGCCGGAGCAGTCGGGGCAGGCGCCGAAGGGCGAGTTGAAGGAGAAGGAGCGGGGCTCGAGCTCCTCGAAGGACAGGTCGTCGTACGGGCAGTACAGGTGCTCCGAGTACATGCGCTCGCGCTCGGGGTCGTCCTCGGGGAGGTCTACGAAGTCGAGCACGACCATGCCGCCGGACAGGCCGAGGGCGGTCTCCACGGAGTCGGTCAGCCGACGCTTGGCGGAGTCCTTCACCGTGAGGCGGTCGACGACGACCTCGATGGTGTGCTTCTCCTGCTTCTTCAGCGTGGGCGGGTTGGAGAGCTGGACGGTCTCGCCGTCCACTCGCGCGCGGGAGTACCCCTTGGTCTGGAGATCGGCGAAGAGGTCGACGAACTCGCCCTTGCGCTCGCGCACCAGCGGGGACAGCACCTGGAAGCGGCTGCCTTCCGGCAGCTCCAGGACCCTGTCGACGATGGCCTGCGGCGACTGGCGCGAGATCGGCCGGCTGCACTCCGGGCAGTGCGGCTTGCCGATGCGGGCGAAGAGCAGGCGCAGGTAGTCGTAGACCTCGGTGATGGTGCCGACCGTGGAGCGCGGGTTGCGCGAGGTCGACTTCTGGTCGATGGAGACCGCCGGGGAGAGGCCCTCGATGAAGTCGACGTCCGGCTTGTCCATCTGGCCGAGGAACTGCCGGGCGTAGGAGGAGAGCGACTCCACGTAGCGCCGCTGGCCCTCGGCGAAGATGGTGTCGAAGGCCAGGGAGGACTTGCCCGACCCGGACAGGCCCGTGAAGACGATGAGCGAGTCGCGAGGCAGGTCGAGCGAGACGTTCTTCAGGTTGTGCTCGCGCGCGCCACGGACGATGAGACGGTCGGCCACGCCGGTCCGCACCTTTCTTGAGAGAAGTGACAGGGGCGGGGCCCCCGTCCTTCTCAGACTAGGGGGAGCCACTGACAACGCCGGTCGATTCACCAGTCGTCAACAAACCCCGACTGTCCAGCATGCCCGACGCCGCTTCCGACCATATAGCACGTGCATTCGATTAGCGGACGTCGTCCGTCACCTTCACCCGAAGGTGTGGCGCGGTCTAGGGTCAGCACCATGATTGATCACGCGCATGACCTGGCGTCTGTACGTGACGCTACCGAGCGGCTGCTCATCGCGGTCGGGAAACTGGACAACGCGTCCGTGACGGAGTCGTCACGGCTGCCGGGCTGGACCCGCGGCCATGTCCTCGCCCACCTCGCCAGGAACGCGGACGCCCTCGTGAACGTCTTCGAAGGACGCCCCATGTACGCCTCCGCCGAGGCCCGGGACGCCGACATCGAGCGGGACGCCCCCCGCCCCCTCGACGTCCAGCTCGCCGACGTGCGCGAGAGCGGGGCCCGGTTCCAGGCGGCGGGGGCCGTGCCCGCCGACTGGTCGCGCACCGTGGCGTTGCGCAACGGGGTCACCGACTCGGCCTCCCGGGTCCCGTTCCGGCGGTGGGTCGAGGTGGAGCTGCACCACGTGGACCTGGGCATCGGGTACGAGCTGGAGGATCTTCCGGCGGAGTTCACCGAGCGGGAGACCGCGTTCCTCGCCACCCGGTTCGCCGGGCACCCGGACGTACCGCCCACCCGGCTCACGGACGGCACGCGCGCGTGGAGCACGGGCCGGGAGGCGAGCGCTCCGGAGGTGACCGTCACCGGTCCCCCGGCCGACCTGCTCGGCTGGCTGGCCGGACGTCGCGAGGGGGCCGTGCTGACGGTGGAGGGGGGCCCGCTGCCGTCACTGCCTCCCCTGTGACGCCCGGGAGGCGGTCTTCGGGCCGCCTCCCGACGCTAGGCTGGCCGTCATGACGTACAGCGGAGAGGTGAGGGTCGGCGGCCCCGCCGACGTGCACGAGCTCAAGGACCTGATGATCACCAAGGTCGCGGTCGGCCCGATGAACAACAACGCCTATCTGCTGCGCTGCCGGGCCACCGACGAGCAGCTGCTGATCGACGCGGCCAATGACGCGCACACGCTGCTGGGGTCGATCGGTGACGACGGCATCGCGTCCGTCGTCACCACGCACCGGCACGCGGACCACTGGCAGGCGCTGGCCGAGGTCGTCGCGGCCACCGGCGCCCGCACCCACGCCGGCTGTCATGACGCGGACGGCATCCCCGTGCCGACCGACGTCCTGGTCGACGACGGCGACACGATCCGGGTGGGGCAGGTGGAGCTCACCGCGCGCCACCTCGTCGGACACACACCGGGCTCCATCGCCCTGGTGTACGACGACCCGCACGGGCACCCCCATGTGTTCACGGGAGACTGCCTCTTCCCGGGCGGTGTGGGCAACACCCACAAGGACGCGAAGGCGTTCGCGAGCCTGATCCACGACGTGGAGACCAAGATCTTCGACGCGCTCCCGGACGAGACCTGGGTCTACCCCGGCCACGGCAACGACACCTCCCTCGGCGCGGAACGGCCCCACCTGCCGGAGTGGCACGCACGCGGCTGGTGAACGCCGCGCGCCCCGCGTGCCGCGCGCCCGCACCGATGGGACGGTGCGCGCCGCCGGTTCGCCCGGCACCGTCTCCGGGCGGCGGCCCGGTGTCTCAGGTCCGGGCCCGCCCCTCCCCGGCCAGCGCCGCGATCCGCTCCACGCCGAACAGGTAACCCTGGACACCGCACCCCGCGATCACCCCGTCGGCACGCTGCGAGACGTAGGAGTGGTGCCGGAACGACTCGCGCTGGTGGATGTTGGAGATGTGGACCTCCACCACCGGCAGGCCGTCACAGGTGTTGAGCGCATCCAGGATCGCGACGGACGTGTGCGAGTAGGCGGCGGGGTTGATCACGATCCCGCAGTGGTTCGTCCGGGCCTCGTGGATCCAGTCGACCAGTTCGCCCTCGTGGTTGGACTGCCGGAAGTCCACCGTCC
This region of Streptomyces ambofaciens ATCC 23877 genomic DNA includes:
- a CDS encoding maleylpyruvate isomerase family mycothiol-dependent enzyme; protein product: MIDHAHDLASVRDATERLLIAVGKLDNASVTESSRLPGWTRGHVLAHLARNADALVNVFEGRPMYASAEARDADIERDAPRPLDVQLADVRESGARFQAAGAVPADWSRTVALRNGVTDSASRVPFRRWVEVELHHVDLGIGYELEDLPAEFTERETAFLATRFAGHPDVPPTRLTDGTRAWSTGREASAPEVTVTGPPADLLGWLAGRREGAVLTVEGGPLPSLPPL
- a CDS encoding MBL fold metallo-hydrolase, which translates into the protein MTYSGEVRVGGPADVHELKDLMITKVAVGPMNNNAYLLRCRATDEQLLIDAANDAHTLLGSIGDDGIASVVTTHRHADHWQALAEVVAATGARTHAGCHDADGIPVPTDVLVDDGDTIRVGQVELTARHLVGHTPGSIALVYDDPHGHPHVFTGDCLFPGGVGNTHKDAKAFASLIHDVETKIFDALPDETWVYPGHGNDTSLGAERPHLPEWHARGW
- the aroQ gene encoding type II 3-dehydroquinate dehydratase translates to MPRTLANAPIMILNGPNLNLLGQRQPEIYGSDTLADIEALCVKAAAAHGGTVDFRQSNHEGELVDWIHEARTNHCGIVINPAAYSHTSVAILDALNTCDGLPVVEVHISNIHQRESFRHHSYVSQRADGVIAGCGVQGYLFGVERIAALAGEGRART